The Babylonia areolata isolate BAREFJ2019XMU chromosome 22, ASM4173473v1, whole genome shotgun sequence genome contains a region encoding:
- the LOC143296962 gene encoding centlein-like, which yields MSMALDMGGNKDMQDYSQLLAQNKALHSELSQCQADKEFVWSLWKRLQVSNPDVTEAISLVIQREKEKAEAKDHKVLEILQVKDDRIEELHNIVAKQSQEISELLTMKLDLQDKCGRLQAETDRANDQLTALEFKVKGQETKERSMDDTYRRTVEESQREKYELQRKVTSLTTELEVAREESAGVTAKRLELERTVRNLERDVAEKVARFDGLIRELEDSRKRADKAERQIQQLTHEVDFKNQELESVRKELKELWNSHNQLTEHSAQQAQLIQQLQSLQHDTHIMIKNQEDAFSVETKSMQEMYQDVCIRYESAKQMESDLRQQILHLKKELMDRDDTVSKLQEQTKAMCEQLTHNDRASPFLHTDLASADRSTLEARRDLAALRQLEKTIEKLDQSMDQDRDGTLLDFDLSHSHRSARHSTPTRQEGGSGGSGEVASERRPAARRARSLSPQRYRWEVGERGGGGGGGSGSGGDYGQRASDLQKLVELKDKELEAIRRAHANRLERLRAVQRSEKLLQEQIKTYEEHQPSRKKKKVQRSDPRQLQRENSDAVWNELSYFKAQHRKLEVERVTLQEEADELRVQAAMDAATVHELRVRLQAQSEEFEYQLKKSEQAKVHHSDLEGELVMLQSRIQNKDVHIGKLEKDLQETTADRDSLLEEKKGLKNQTNRLQQELSQSRIQIADLSHELQRKQRALEESLHSQEAQQPGETTTTAAQPPTGTVPVLPARRKPTHRFKKPGRGSSSTKQYQRALNRSIEKMTGLFTNFPEDGWEEVDSDSEDLTDEWEEEEEEEEEEEEEGDDTEATVDSLGVAIVRQAQRRPRGSLGVPGDATTTTTIPGAAPRVPSSKAQGKGKVQAKTKRTPSKAKSQQTEAPVPSKSVQVRIPSPDRQGGQRRGRSRSPVRARERVVLRETATSPISWSRHREGETTTSATAVAGGRNWGVKTCGHQSSVLKRRITFLTQQLATLRATRAVGLKKFAELKATNEQLTSDLSQANQRLRSVKLTCQRLTGDVDRLQREKQSLEQQAVARGRSEESEKHIDSDKRLLEARLKMSTSEVSRQASTIRSLKTELDTLQDQNRNLQDRVNHLERDNNQKRNLVESQRIKLKASQDATKTHDDVIEELQTKVKLSAENVEKMRIQLDSLKKRMRVVAQEKRDYEDKYLQASLSLERRAKELSTLREQRSQLEAAMSQLESLSQQQLQRVATHSEAAVDAAQAKVTATHSMLAQYQQFVKLLCGELLDRVARTRGQLRETMAAAAAREEGARGGQDSDTASLKRAQDTARDILNISQSDLDDIMSADGDHVAQESSAVQDGKKDRRWLRKCEKVISSKEEFVRPLVSLILQKVDERADLLMTLTS from the exons GAAGCTGGACCTGCAGGACAAGTGTGGACGcctgcaggcagagacagacagggccaacgaCCAGCTGACCGCCCTTGAGTTCAAG GTTAAAGGTCAAGAGACGAAAGAAAGAAGCATGGATGACACTTACCGTCGTACTGTGGAAGAAAGTCAGCGTGAAAAATACG AGCTGCAGCGCAAGGTGACGTCCCTAACCACAGAGCTGGAGGTGGCCAGAGAGGAGAGTGCAGGGGTCACCGCCAAACGTCTGGAGCTGGAACGTACTGTGCGG AATTTGGAGAGGGATGTGGCAGAAAAGGTTGCACGGTTTGATGGACTGATCAGAGAG CTGGAAGACAGTCGGAAGAGAGCGGACAAAGCGGAGAGACAGATTCAGCAGCTGACCCATGAGGTGGACTTCAAGAACCAAGAGTTGGAGTCTGTGAG GAAAGAGCTGAAGGAGCTTTGGAACAGCCACAACCAGCTGACGGAACACTCGGCGCAGCAGGCCCAGCTCATCCAGCAGCTGCAGTCGCTGCAGCACGACACACACATCA TGATCAAGAACCAGGAGGACGCCTTTTCAGTGGAGACCAAATCCATGCAGGAG ATGTATCAAGACGTCTGCATCAGGTATGAGTCGGCCAAGCAGATGGAGTCTGATCTTCGCCAGCAGATTCTGCATCTGAAAAAG GAGCTGATGGATCGTGACGACACGGTCAGCAAGCTGCAGGAGCAGACAAAGGCCATGTGTGAACAGCTGACCCACAATGACCGCGCCAGTCCTTTCCTCCACACTGACCTG gcgtCTGCGGACAGGAGCACTCTGGAGGCACGCAGGGACCTGGCTGCTCTGAGGCAGCTGGAGAA AACGATCGAAAAGCTGGACCAGTCGATGGACCAGGACCGGGACGGCACGCTCCTGGACTTTGACCTTTCCCACAGCCACCGCTCGGCCCGACACTCCACCCCGACCCGCCAGGAGGGAGGCAGCGGTGGCAGTGGGGAGGTGGCGTCAGAGCGACGGCCGGCTGCCAGGCGGGCACGCTCCCTGTCCCCACAGCGCTACCGGTGGGAGgtcggggagaggggaggaggaggaggtgggggcagtGGCAGTGGCGGTGACTATGGGCAGCGTGCGTCTGACCTGCAGAAACTTGTGGAACTGAAG GACAAAGAGCTGGAGGCCATACGGCGTGCCCACGCCAACCGACTGGAGCGACTGCGTGCGGTGCAGCGCAGCGAGAAACTGCTGCAGGAGCAGATCAAGACGTATGAGGAACACCAGCCCAG CcgcaagaagaagaaagtccagcGAAGCGACCCGCGACAGTTGCAGAGAGAGAACAGCGATGCCGTGTGGAACGAACTGTCGTACTTcaaggctcagcacaggaagctAGAAGTGGAGAG AGTGACCCTTCAGGAGGAGGCGGATGAGCTGAGGGTGCAGGCGGCCATGGATGCTGCCACCGTCCATGAGCTGAGGGTTCGACTCCAGGCCCAGTCAGAGG AGTTTGAGTATCAGCTGAAGAAAAGCGAACAGGCCAAGGTGCACCACTCTGACCTGGAAGGAGAACTGGTCATGCTGCAGTCCAGG ATCCAGAACAAAGACGTGCACATTGGGAAGCTGGAGAAGGACCTTCAGGAGACCACGGCCGACAGGGATTCCCTGCTGGAGGAGAAAAA GGGGCTGAAGAACCAGACCAACCGACTGCAGCAAGAGCTGTCCCAGAGCAGGATCCAGATCGCTGACCTCAGCCATGAGCTGCAGAG GAAGCAGCGTGCTCTGGAGGAAAGCCTTCATTCACAAGAGGCACAGCAACCaggggagaccaccaccaccgctgctcagCCTCCGACTGGCACCGTGCCCGTGTTGCCGGCACGACGGAAGCCGACGCACAGGTTCAAGAAACCTGGCCGCGGCAGTTCTTCCACCAAACAG taccaGCGAGCACTGAACAGGAGTATAGAGAAGATGACAGGCTTGTTCACCAACTTCCCTGAAGACGGGTGGGAGGAAGTGGATTCTGACTCCGAAGACCTGAC AGAcgagtgggaggaggaagaggaggaggaggaggaggaggaggaggaaggggacgaCACAGAGGCGACCGTGGACAGTCTTGGCGTGGCCATCGTCCGCCAGGCACAGCGTAGGCCCCGGGGGTCACTCGGTGTACCTGGCgacgccacaaccaccaccaccatcccgggCGCTGCACCCCGGGTCCCTTCCAGCAAG GCCCAGGGAAAAGGGAAGGTGCAGGCCAAAACAAAGCGCACACCCAGCAAAGCCAAGAGCCAGCAGACTGAGGCACCGGTTCCCAGCAAGAGTGTTCAGGTTCGGATCCCGTCCCCAGACAGGCAGGGCGGCCAGAGGCGTGGTCGCAGTCGCAGCCCTGTTCgtgccagagagagag TGGTGCTGCGCGAGACGGCCACGTCCCCCATCTCCTGGTCGCGCCACAGAGAAGGGGAGACCACCACCTCGGCAACAGCAGTCGCAGGGGGACGTAACTGGGGTGTGAAGACATGTGGGCACCAGTCGTCTGTTCTGAAGCGCCGAATCACCTTCCTCACCCAACAG CTTGCCACGCTCCGTGCCACTCGCGCCGTGGGCTTGAAGAAGTTTGCTGAGCTGAAGGCGACCAATGAGCAGCTGACGTCAGACCTGAGCCAAGCCAATCAGCGACTGCGCTCTGTGAAGCTCACCTGTCAG CGGCTGACAGGGGACGTGGATCGCCTGCAGCGAGAGAAGCAGAGCCTGGAGCAACAGGCGGTGGCAAGGGGCCGGAGCGAGGAGTCGGAGAAACACATCGACAGCGACAAGCGACTGCTGGAGGCACGCCTCaag ATGTCGACCAGTGAGGTGTCCCGACAGGCCTCCACGATCCGCTCCCTGAAGACAGAACTGGACACGCTTCAGGACCAGAACAGAAACCTTCAGGACAG GGTGAACCACCTGGAGCGGGACAACAACCAGAAGCGCAACCTGGTGGAGAGTCAGCGCATCAAGCTGAAGGCTTCCCAGGATGCCACCAAGACTCACGATGACGTCATT GAGGAACTGCAGACCAAAGTCAAGCTTTCTGctgagaatgtggaaaagatgcgTATTcag CTGGACTCGCTGAAGAAGCGGATGCGGGTGGTGGCGCAGGAGAAGCGCGACTACGAGGACAAGTACCTGCAGGCCTCGCTCAGCCTGGAGAGGAGGGCCAAGGAGCTGAGCACGCTCCGCGAGCAGCGCTCGCAACTGGAGGCGGCCATGTCGCAACTGGAGTCTCTGagccagcagcagctgcagcggGTGGCCACTCACAGTGAGGCGGCTGTCGACGCCGCTCAGGCCAAGGTCACGGCCACCCACAGCATGCTGGCCCAGTACCAGCAGTTTGtcaag CTGCTGTGCGGGGAGCTGCTGGACCGTGTGGCCAGGACGCGGGGACAGCTGAGAGAGACGATGGCGGCGGCGGCAGCGAGggaggagggggccagggggggccaGGACAGCGACACGGCGTCCCTGAAGCGTGCCCAGGACACGGCCAGGGACATCCTCAACATCAGCCAGTCCGACCTGGACGACATCATGAGCGCTGACGGCGATCACGTCGCTCAG gAGAGCAGCGCTGTTCAGGATGGGAAGAAGGACAGAAGGTGGCTGAGGAAATGCGAGAAGGTCATCAGCAgcaag GAGGAGTTTGTGCGGCCACTGGTCAGTCTGATACTGCAGAAGGTGGATGAGAGAGCTGACCTGCTGATGACCCTGACCTCTTGA